Genomic DNA from Thermomicrobiales bacterium:
AGAGGGTGCCGGTTTCCTGATCGCGATGGGTGTGTTCGACCGCTCGCGCCCGATGATCGCCGCGATTGCGGTTGGCGTCATCCAGCGCTGTCTGGACGAATCGATCGCCTACGCGATGGAGCGCCAGACGATGGGACAGCCAATCATCCAGCACCAGTCGGTCGGCGACAAGATCGCGCAGATGGCGGTGCGCGCCGAGGCGGCACGGTTGCTGACCTACCAGTCTGCCGCGCGCTACGACGCCGGAGAACGCAACACGCTGGAGTCGGCGTACGCCAAGGTGTTCGGTGCGGACAGCGCAATGTGGGCGGCGACAGAGGCGGTGCAGGTCTTTGGCGGCAACGGCTATTCCGAAGAGTTCCCGGTCGCCAAGCTATTCCGTGACGCGAAGTTGCTGCAGATCTACGAGGGCACCAGCGAGATTCAGCATCACGTCATTCGCCGCGAGCTGATTCGCGCGCGCACGACGAAATGACGTGATTCACATAGGCGTTCTGCCAAACCGTGCAGTACTATAGACCTACCTTTCTTCGAGAGTGATCGTGGCGGAAGACGCGATTCGCGGTGGCTCTGCCGCGCGATGACACGCCAGCGATCCGCGACGATCCGGCCAGAGCGCCACATGTGGCGCGGACGGAGAGTTCGCCATGCGGATCAGGTCGATCGGCGTCGTCGGCGCAGGGACGATGGGTGGTGGTATCGCCGCGTTGGCGGCGTCGGTCGGCATTCCGGTCGTGCTGCTCGATGTCGCCGGAAATCGCGATCGCAACGAGCCGGCTAAGCGCGGCCTCGATCGGGCACTGAAATCTCGCCCGCCGTCGTTCCTGGATGCACGCAGCGCGCGGCTGATCACACTCGGCAACATCGAGGACGACCTGCCCTTGCTGGCAGGCTGCGACTGGATCATCGAAGCGGTCGTCGAGCAGCCCGGGCCGAAACGCGCGCTCTATGCACAGCTTGAGCCGCTGCTGGGCGCAGACACGATCATCTCCTCGAACACGTCCGGCATCCCGATGCAGGTGCTGACCGAAGGCCGCAGTCCGGCGTTCCGCAAGCGCTTCTTCGGCACTCACTTCTTCAATCCACCGCGCTACCTGCACTTGCTGGAGATCATCCCCGGACCGGAGACCGACCCGGTCATCATCGAGACGGTCGAGCAGTTCGCCGATGTCGTGCTTGGCAAGGGCACGGTGCGGGCAAAGGACGTGCCCGGCTTCATCGGCAACCGACTCGGCGTCTACGGGATGCTGCAGGCGATCCGGCTGATGGAGCAGACCGGCCTGTCGATTGACGAGGTCGACGCGCTGACTGGCCCGCTCATTGGCCGTCCGCGGTCGGCCACGTTCCGCACTGCCGACCTGACCGGACTGGATATTCTGCTGCATGTCGCCGACGGACTCTCCGAGGCGACCGGCGAAGACTACGGCTTGCCGGACTGGGTGCGCGCGCTCGTCGCTGACGGGCGGCTGGGTGAAAAGAGTGGGGCTGGCTTCTACAAGCGTGTCGGTCGCGACATCCTGACGCTCAACCCAACGACGATGGACTATGAACCGCGTGCGGCGGTCGAGTCGCCGGAGCTGGGGGCACTCGCTCGTCGACCGCTGGCGGAGCGCTTGCGCGGTGCGCTGGATCTGCCCGGCGCGCACGGCGAGTTCCTGCGATCCCTGTTCTTCACCACGAGCCATCAGACGCTGACGCTCACGCCGCAGATCGCCTGGGATGTCCCGTCGGTCGATCACGCGCTGGAGTGGGGCTTCGCCTGGGAGATGGGTCCATTCCGGCAGATGGACGCCGTC
This window encodes:
- a CDS encoding acyl-CoA dehydrogenase; this translates as EGAGFLIAMGVFDRSRPMIAAIAVGVIQRCLDESIAYAMERQTMGQPIIQHQSVGDKIAQMAVRAEAARLLTYQSAARYDAGERNTLESAYAKVFGADSAMWAATEAVQVFGGNGYSEEFPVAKLFRDAKLLQIYEGTSEIQHHVIRRELIRARTTK